Genomic window (Phragmites australis chromosome 21, lpPhrAust1.1, whole genome shotgun sequence):
ATCCTCCTCCTCAGGAACTAGCTCGAGTAGTTGTTCAGAATATTCAAGTGGTGTGATAGGTTCAAGAATTATCTCAGAGGTTTAACTAGAAGTGTCATGTATATCATTCATAGGAAATATGCTCTCAAAGAAAGTGAcatctctagactccataattgtATCGACTAGCATGTCAGATACTTgagatttaactactaaaaacctatagACAATGCTCCAATtggcatatcccagaaagacgcAATTTACTATCTGAAGTCCcaacttgtgctttttagttattgataTATTGATTTTCACCAAGTATCTTCATATGGTTTCTCCCTTCTATTCTTCATATGAGGTTTTCTCTTTATTCTTAGTAGGAACTCTATTTAGAATATGACACGAAATCAACAAGGCCTCCCCCATCACTCCTTAAATAAACCCACAATGTCTAACATGGTATTAACTAGGTTAGggtgtgattcttcctctcgGCTACCCCGTTTGATTGGGGCGAATAGGGAGTCGTTCTCTCATAAATAACCCGTTTCTAAAGATAAGAGAaacgctaactagattcttgtttattaAAGGGACATGCTGCACATTCCTTAGCTACATGATCTTTCCCGAAGTAAACTTTAGATCTACCGTGCCAACACCATGAACAGAAACATGAGACCCATTCTCTATTAAGATGGAAGAATCCTGAACGGCCTGATAAGAAGATATCATTGACTGTCAGCACACACATGTACATTAGCCCCGGTATCAATCCGCCAACTGGTAGACTGGTCCATTGAAAGAATAATAGGTAGATTATCATACAGATTAGTTCCATCTCCAGTATTGCTAATGATGACGTTGACAAACTTGATGTTCTTCCCTTGATTAACCTTTCTTCCTTTGCAGTCTCAACAATctttggcccaatggccaatATCGCTGCACACAAAGCAAGAtttatcatctttgttcatctttttcttgttgaagttggtggtttgtttggCCTTATTGTTTTTCCCTTTGCACTTGCCGTTAGAGGACTGTTGCACCACATTTACGCTAGACTGTCCATCACCTCCTTTGTTTGTGTACATCCTTAGCTCAAGCTTTCTCCTCACATCAAGAGTCACGATCATACTCTCAATAgaaatctcttgtctcttgtgttttagagcagtGGCAAAATTCCTCTACGAGATAGACAATTTGGCAATGATGTctccagccacaaacttgtTGGGTAAGGTACACTTTAGGAGCTCGAGTTCTTTTACAATGCACTGAATCTCATGAGCTTGCTCGACTACTACTCGATTATcgaccatcttgtagtcatacTATTGCTCCATGATATATAGTTCACTCCTTGTATTTGACGTaccaaattttgcatttagtgCGTCTCATAACTCTTTTATGTCCATTATGTGTATGCAAGCATCATAGAGATGATCAACAAGAGCACTAAGAACACATCTTATAAAGAGTGTGTTAGCTTCCTCGAACTTCTTTTCCTCATTATATGAAAGAGTTCATTCAAACCTGCCAGACACAACCCATTAGCAGTTGATAGCTGTAAGCTATAGAGTAGCTTTGACCTGCCATCTCTTAAAATGTACACCGATAAACTTATCTGGCCTCAGTGCTTTGGCAAATCCAGCCATCGTTAAATCAAAGTGTCTACAATAAAACTTTTGGATCGTTGAAAATAATAGAAttttcatatttaatttaattcaattcctgATATAACATGAACATGAATAGATGCAGATAATCAGTTATCGATTAGCTCAAACGAGCCCCGCCAATATTCGAGTAAAATCAACTAGAATTTGACCAACCCTAATCAGTCTCGACTACATACTCGAGAAGGATCTTGACTAGCTCACTCGAGAAATATATCAACTAAAATACTCAAGTAGTATATGAACTAGTTCACTCGATTAAACACTTGAGTAGGATTGCAGTGTATATACTCGATAGCGATGTAAGATGAAGAAGCCTCCGTGATGTCGATGCAGTaggcgatgatgaagatgacgtagTCAAAATTGACCACGATGTAGCAGCCGATGTCGATGGTGGCAATGTAGATGAAGAAGCACACGATGATGTAGAGTaagcagatcgtgagcagtCGCGATAAGCGTTTtttaaaaaccttattcacccaCTCCCGATACAGGATCCCAAAAGTGATGTGTTTCGGAGACCTACTCTCTTTTGTGAGTGCATTGAGATGGAGTTGTCTATGCGCGATGGCGCAACAGAGAGAATTGGTAAAAATCCTAATTGCGAATATGTAACTCGTGTCTCCTCTTTGTGCAACGGTTGacagatatatatagatgaAGAGTCACGCGGTTGAGACATATCACGATCAGAGTCGGTTACGCTACCACGATCGTAGTCTTGACCAACACGATttccatatatttatctgtttgcccACGTagcaaaaaagaataaaaccgcAAAAGGAAGCCGGACATACGCAAGCAACTGGACTAGATTTCAGCAAACCATTTCATGCAGGTGCTGTGTGCTCGCACCCTCCACCCATAGTCCGGGCCGACGAGGCGAGCGAACGTGCACATattcttctagtcctctcattCACACATATTAAGTGGATGGAGAAGAAAAACTTTTTAAGTTAGTCTCTATCCATATCCAGGGCTAAAAAATACACCTCGCTCATATGGTTAGATCTTTAAAGCTTATTTGAAACTATACAAATGTAATAAGCTCATATATTCTAGCACTTGTTACTTATCAATGCATTGTACATAAATTGGACAGAAAAACGACCATTTTGATATAAAACCCTCTAAAAGGTTTGTTGTTGATCGCTGAGTTGAACAGTCGTCAACTTAGTTGTATGGATTGATTAGTGTTTGCTTATTTGCGTAGATAATTCGTAATCTTATTGTCCCTGAGTTTCCTATTGATCGGTCGACTGAAATCTTCCGATCTTACTTTTTTTTAAGGGAATCCAATCTTATTGGTTCTCGTCTCTAGCTGCCGTCATTTAGGTTCGGGCAAGTGGGTTGACATTGAGTGTGATGTTCCACGGGCTTAAAAGTTGCCTCTTcgtattgcatttgcattgtacCACAACTTCGGTGCAAGTGGATGCCCATTCTCAAGCTGGGCCTTGGAGAAAGATGTCGCAGACCCAACGTATGCTGTTCTTGTCTGATTCACTACTTAATGGGCCTTCTAATGGTTCGGTTTTCTGTTTTTAATttatgtttcttcttttttctgtcttcttcttcttcttccggaAACTTTCCATCTTCTTGGCTACAATGTGACACATGATTTTTGGCTTCCCGTCAGTATGTATTGTAGCCACAATTGCTTCCGGTTATAGATACAACATACCCTCAAACATCTCACCTAAATAGGCCAGTTTATCTCTCCCAACGTTGACACCTCTCTTTCTTCGGTTCTTCCCGAGTCTGCTTGCGTGAGGGCGAAACGAGAAGAAATCGCAGCGTGCGCATGGCCGAATTGTCGTCTCGTTTTGAGGTCGCGGCGTCGTACGAGCACTCTACGCTCTAAGAATGgctctcctctccctttctcccaccAAACTCCACCATGACATGGCTCCAAAAATCCATATTGAAAAACCTTCTGGCCTCTATATGCAGTATGAAAATATGGTTCCTTCGACGCATCTCGATGGCTGCATTTATAAACTGGCAGGTGAATTTTGCCAACTATTGAGTGTACAAAACGCCAATTAGATTGATATGTAGTTTGATACCTCGAACGCCAACAAACTACAAGAAGATGACCGATTTatagaagatgtcaaaatgtGTGCACCTAATGGAAAGAATATGAACCATCTAGTTCCTCTATCATGTCAGGGGAGTGACATGCCCTCACAAAAAATACTTCTTTTCTCCATGATATATCCATTACAACTCGATCTCTTCCAAGTACAAGTTCTTGTGCTATCTCTAGCCAGCCGGTGCACGGTTCTTCCTCTCCTCGAGTGTTTAGGCGGATTGAACAATGCACTGATAGCCAGATAAGTGAAgcttatatttattaatttatttattctaattattatataCAATTGATATTTATCGTCCATGGAGTCCGGCGGCGCCCCGCGCCCGCGGACGTCAGCGTCCTCGCGGCGGCCCTGCGCGGCGGAGGCGTCACGCGCCGGCTCCGGCGCCTTCGTGTACGATGGCATGCGCGCCACTCCACTGTCCACGTCCACGGCGAACTTCACGCGCTCCCTCCGCAAGGGGGCCTCCTTCGCCCAGAAGAAGCCGCTGCCCAGCGCCGATGTCCCGCCGCTGAGGAGCAGCAAGGAGAACAACAGTGCCGGCGAGGACGCCCTCCTGGCGCCGCCGCGCCGGTCGATGCCCGAGCCTGGCGTCGACGCGCGGGGACTGTGGGAGCCGTcgccgaggcggaggaggagcaccGGGTCGGAGGACGCGGCTGGGAGGGGGTCGTCGGGCGCGCTGCGGGAGATGATGGCACGCCGGAAGGAGGagccggagaaggaggaggccgcGCACCGTGCGCGCGTGCTGACGGCGCGGCTGCTGCAGTGGCGGTTCGCCAACGCCCGCATGGAGAAGGCCATGGCCCgcgccacctccgccgccgaggTGAGACCGATCGACAACGAGCCATGCATCGCCATGCATCTTGACTTCTTGCTAAATGGGTTGATTTTCGACCGGCATATTTGCATGGCGCATGCGTGCAATGCAGAACAGGCTGTTCTACACATGGCTGCGCGTGGCGGAGCTGCGCAACATCCAGGCGGCGAAGCGCATCGtggcgcagcggcggcggcagaagCTGAAGCTGGCCCGGCTGCTGCGCCCGCAGCTTCCCCTCCTCGCGTCGTGGGAGCCCCTCGCCAAGCCGCACACCGACGCCACCGCCGACCTCGGCCGCGTCCTCTCGGCCGCCTGCACCAACCTCCCCTTGGCCGCCGGCGCACAGGTGCTTGCACTGTGTACAGCATCACAAGAGTGCGTCCGTGCTTTTTACTTAACGCACAACGGTGCTCTTGCAGGCCGACTTGCAGTCGTTGCACGACACCATGTTCTCCTGCTTGGGCACTGTAAACGAGATCGAAGCCATCACTGACATGTTCCACGCCCCGGTACGCACGCACAGCAGACATTGCGAATCCGCTCAACTTCGGTCGATCACGTTGCTTCCCCGTGCAGGCCGGCGCGACGAGCAGCGCGCTCGGCGAGCTCGTGCGGACGATCCAGCAGGAGTTGGAGTGCCTGGAGGAAGCCACGCGGCTGTCCAGCATCGTCACCGGCTTGCAGGTGGGTGTGCCGTCGTTTTAACCCTCCCCTTGATGTCCTGAACCTCTGGATTCATTGTCAGATACTCCactgttttctttttctggcACTGTCCGGCCTGGTCGCTGCCAACACGTACACAGGCCACCGGAAATAGGTCGCACCAGGAGTAGGCATGCGTGTTGAGTtgctttctcttctctcttgtgCAGATGCAGGAAGTGAGCCTCCGGGCAAATTTGATCCAGGCAAAGCAGAGGCTTGACCTGGGGCTGggagtcgtcgtcgtcgtcgtcccaACTCTTGCAACTTCTGGTTGGTGTTTTTGATCGATCAGACCAGGCAACAGCAGACTACACGCAACTACTCACTCACTATTAAATTAATCGTGATTATTAAGATGCAAGACTTGTTCATCGTGAAGTGGGATCTTCAGCTGATTCGACGTGTGCTTAATAATTAGTCTGTTCTTGTATGAAATAAGTTAGCTGCACCGTGCTCGTTGTCCCCGTTTGCTTGTGTGCTATTCTATTTTCTTCAGGAGCAGGCTTTGTGATTTATTTGTGTGCGTGCGTGCATATTAATGATTGTAACTTGAATTTATTGATGGGTATGCATATATACTTTCAAAATTTGTAATATGAGTTATTCAATTTGATTTATTTATGggtgtatatgtatatttaaattttacatTTGGACATGTTTTGGACTTTAGACCCAATTGTTGTGAAACCGGCCCCACAAGAGGGGAGGCCGGTTCAGACACGAAGGCTGTCGGCCGTACAACAAGTAGAGGTGGGGCCCACCTAGGTGTCTCCTTCTATTTGACGAAGTAGACAaagaaagaggagaaagagTAGGAGCTAACCTTAGATCTGAAATAGATGGTGGCTTGTCTGGTGTCCCCGATTCAAGATACGACCTAATTGCCCTTAAAGCAGTCTACCCCAAACCTGGATTTATGAAGTGTGTACCATTCAACATATTAGCTCCAAGGACCCCTGCGGTAACCTCACACGCGAAGGATCGAGATGATGACCAAGAAGGAGGTGAATAGGCCTTATTCTAATTTTCCTCAAAACAAGCTAAGACTTTGCATTAATgaaattaattacaaaattaaagGTAATCTAAGGCAAGCTATAAGATGCAATCCTATAAGAAACGAACACAACAAGGATTTACACTAAACAATTTAAGAATTTACAATAAAGTAAGGAAATAAGCAAAATAACCAAAGGAGGAGACAAGATGATGTTGTGGTATTTCTTCTCTTGCGGAGGCAAAATCCGGCCTTCACAATCCCTCTCACGACACACCACAAATGAATCGGTGGCTCATAAGCAactcctagccatctaggagtcATCAATCTCCAAGAGAAACAAATGCAAGCGAAGAAGCTCGGAGATGAAccctagtgctcaaagatgatttttttttctttctagcaTTCAATCCCTCTTTTCAAATCTCTCTCTAAAGATCAATCACTTtctagggagaggagaggagcttTTGCTTCATATGTACTGAGATTCGAAATGGACAAAGGTTAGAAGCGGACATGGGAAAGGGTGTATAAATAGACCAAtttaaaaactagccgttggacacCTTTTCAACccacatcagaacttctgatcccCGCGATCGAAACATCTGATGTGTGTAAATGAACAGCTTTGGACTCCACTTCCAAACTCAGATTTGGTAAAATTAacacatcggaactttcgatgtATATTGCTTGGAACTTATGGTACAAAAACTTAAATCAAAACCAAGAAAACCGTGTTCAAAAAAATTGGAGATTCTGATTcttatcggaacttccgatccaaATATCGGAATATCCGATCCAAATATTAGAACATCCGATACACGAATTTTAAATCAAACCTGAGAACTCTATGTTTCCAACcctgatcggaacttccgatcaaaatatcagaacttccaatgcatataaATTCAGCAGACTGAGAGCCCAGAGTTCCCAAACTTTGAACTGTTCAACTGATCAAAACTTCTGATATACCTATCAAAACTTTGGATTTCACTAAGAAGCTTTTGACCCAATGTCTGTGTTGTgaactctctctctatctctctctctctctctctctctctctctcatcagaGTATAGATCATTTTGAGCATTAAGTTCGTAGCAAAGCTACCACGTtgcacccctcttaatagtatggtgGTCAtatactaaattttttaaaaaacaaaagattattttataaaagGAAAAATCATGCGACATCTTCTTTTGTCAATTTTTAGGGGTTGCTAACGTCGTGATGCTTTCATCAATGTGACTTTcacctattcaaatactcattcAATACTACAGAAAAGGGTCCTTTGTGCCCCCTTTTCACTGTTGATTTGAAGataaccggcaatgataaatTAACACTACCGGTTCTTATTAAATGTAGTTCATTTCAAAAATCTGTAACGGTTTCATACGGTGTCaaatgaagacaaactttaaatgaaaattgtagaacttgatgagatctacaactttgtagttggtaactttttatttgaagctatatagatatccaaataatcatctaaagacTATCAAAGAAAAATCACGAACTGGACCACAAATTAAGTAAATTATTGGATCTAGTGCAACACTAGTAGGAATGATTAAAAAAGACACACTCggccacaaagttgaaaactgcaacttcaaagatttttatcacgAGTTTCGTAACTCAGATTGATGAAACATCTTCGTATAACTGACTTttagatgtagcactatgtctaAAATTTTTTTAAGGCAAATTGGAGAATAtaaattttgataaaaagaaCTTCAGAGGTCTTATCGAGGGTCTTCTAAGCCTTTTTTGAGGTCAAGAAAGGTACCAGAgtgaacatatatttttcagaTGCGCCTTCTCGTTAGCTTCAAAAGTAGAGGTCAAACGTTGAAGTCAGACAcggtatgcaaaagttatggttgttttaTTGAACATTGCACAAATTGgagactaaccttttcata
Coding sequences:
- the LOC133902887 gene encoding QWRF motif-containing protein 7-like isoform X1 produces the protein MESGGAPRPRTSASSRRPCAAEASRAGSGAFVYDGMRATPLSTSTANFTRSLRKGASFAQKKPLPSADVPPLRSSKENNSAGEDALLAPPRRSMPEPGVDARGLWEPSPRRRRSTGSEDAAGRGSSGALREMMARRKEEPEKEEAAHRARVLTARLLQWRFANARMEKAMARATSAAENRLFYTWLRVAELRNIQAAKRIVAQRRRQKLKLARLLRPQLPLLASWEPLAKPHTDATADLGRVLSAACTNLPLAAGAQADLQSLHDTMFSCLGTVNEIEAITDMFHAPVRTHSRHCESAQLRSITLLPRAGRRDEQRARRARADDPAGVGVPGGSHAAVQHRHRLADAGSEPPGKFDPGKAEA
- the LOC133902887 gene encoding QWRF motif-containing protein 7-like isoform X2 translates to MESGGAPRPRTSASSRRPCAAEASRAGSGAFVYDGMRATPLSTSTANFTRSLRKGASFAQKKPLPSADVPPLRSSKENNSAGEDALLAPPRRSMPEPGVDARGLWEPSPRRRRSTGSEDAAGRGSSGALREMMARRKEEPEKEEAAHRARVLTARLLQWRFANARMEKAMARATSAAENRLFYTWLRVAELRNIQAAKRIVAQRRRQKLKLARLLRPQLPLLASWEPLAKPHTDATADLGRVLSAACTNLPLAAGAQADLQSLHDTMFSCLGTVNEIEAITDMFHAPAGATSSALGELVRTIQQELECLEEATRLSSIVTGLQMQEVSLRANLIQAKQRLDLGLGVVVVVVPTLATSGWCF